The genomic DNA GGCCATGCTCAGTCCTTCTGTGAAGCCTTGTGGGCCCGCAGGGCCGCGAGCCGCGCATCGCGGCGGTTCATGCGGGCGGGCAGGTCCGCGGGCGCCTGCCAGTTCGCCAGGATCGCCTCGGTGGCCGGCGCCTCATAAACGCTCGGCGGTGCCGGATCGGCGGCGAGGTTCTTGTAGAAGCCGGTATAGCGCGCGCAGTAATCGGCGATCCCGCCGGGCGCGTTCAGCTCAATGGTCTCGAACGGCCCCATGAAGCTCCAGCGCAGGCCCAGCCCGTCCGAGACGGTCTTATCGAGATCCTGCGGGGTCACGTAGCCCTCCGAAGCGAGGCGGAACGCCTCTGCGAGAAGCGCGCCCTGGAGGCGATTGAGGATGAAGCCCTCGATCTCCTTCAGCACGGTGATCGGCACCTGCCCGATCTGCTCGTAGACCTGCCGGGCCCGGTCCAGCGCGTCGGGGGCCGTCCACGGTGCGCCGGAGATCTCCACCAGCGGGATCAGGTGCGGCGGATTCACCGGATGGCCGATCAGGCAGCGCGCCCGACCCGGCAGATCCTCGGTGAACAGGGAGCAGCGGATCGCCGAGGAGGACGAGGCGATGACGGCCTCCCGCGGCGCCGCGGCGTCGAGGTCCGCGAAGAGGCTCCGCTTCACCTCCAGCCGCTCTGGCCCGTTCTCCTGCACGAAGGCGACGCCGTCGAGGGCGGCCGCGAGGGTGCCGGCCGCGCGGATGCGCCCCGCGGCGGCCGCAGGGTCGGCGCAGAGGTCATGCGCCGCGAGCGTCCGCAGCCCCTCGGCGCAGAGCGGGATCGCGGCCTCGGCGACGCCCTCCGCGGGATCGAACAGGCGCACGTCCCAGCCGGCGCGGGCGAAGATCATCGCCCAGGCCCGGCCGATCAGGCCGGCGCCGACGATCGCGACGCTCTCGGTCATAGCCACAGCACCTTCCGCCTCAGCTCCTGATCCTCGCGCAGGAGACGCGACGCGCCCGTCCACTGCACGCTGCCGCGCTCCAGGGCCACCGTCCGGTCCGACAGCGCCAGCGCGAGGTCGAGGTGGTGGTCCACCAATATGATCGCGATCTCGCGGCGCAGCCGGTCGAAGGCCTCGAACAGCTCCTCCGTCACGGCCGGCGACAGGCCCTCGAAGGGCTCGTCGAGCAGGAGGAGCCGCGTGTCCCCCGAGAGGGCCCGCGCCACCGCGACCATCTGCTGCTCGCCGCCGGACAGGCGGGCCGCGTCGACGGTCCATCGCTCCTTCAGGCGCGGGAAGAATTCGAGGACCTTCTCCTCGTCCCAGTGGATGCCGGCGCCGGTGAGCCGCCGCAGGCGGCCGAGGCCCAGATTCTCCGCGACGGTCATGCCGGCGAACAGGGCCCGCCCCTGCGGCACGTAGCCGATCCCGAGCCGGGCGATCCGGTCGGGCGACAGACCGGCGATGTCCTTGCCGCCGAGCACGATCCGGCCGGCGGCCGGCGGCGCGGTGCCGATCAGCGTCTTGAGCAGGGTCGACTTGCCGGCGCCGTTGCGTCCGAGGAGCGCCACGACCTCGCCCCGGCGGACCGCGAGATTCACTCCGTTGAGGATGTGCGACTTGCCGTAGAAGGTGTCGACGCCCTCCATGGCGAGCAGCGTCTCGGCCTCCGCGGCGCTGGCGCGCGGCTTCGCGGCGATCGCCGCCGTGCCCGAGCCGAGATAGACCGCCTGCACCCGGTCGTCGTCCCGGGCGTCCGCGACCGAGCCGTCGACCAGTACGGCGCCGTCGGCCATCACGGTCACCCGGTCGGCGAGGCGGAAGACGCGGTCGATGTCGTGCTCGACGAGGAGCACCGGAATGTCGGCCGACAGCGCCTTGATGAGATCGCCGACGCGCTCGCGCTCGGCGGCCGCGAGGCCCGCGAGCGGCTCGTCGAGGAGCAGGACGCGCGGCCGTGTGGCCAGCGCCAGACCCATGTCGAGGAGCCGCTGCCCGCCGTAGGACAGGCTGCCGGCCTCGGCCCGCTCGATGCCGGACAGGCCGGTCCAGCGCAGCAGCTCGGCGGTGTCGTCGGCGATCTCGCGGACGGCCAGCGC from Methylobacterium radiotolerans JCM 2831 includes the following:
- a CDS encoding 3-hydroxyacyl-CoA dehydrogenase, with the protein product MTESVAIVGAGLIGRAWAMIFARAGWDVRLFDPAEGVAEAAIPLCAEGLRTLAAHDLCADPAAAAGRIRAAGTLAAALDGVAFVQENGPERLEVKRSLFADLDAAAPREAVIASSSSAIRCSLFTEDLPGRARCLIGHPVNPPHLIPLVEISGAPWTAPDALDRARQVYEQIGQVPITVLKEIEGFILNRLQGALLAEAFRLASEGYVTPQDLDKTVSDGLGLRWSFMGPFETIELNAPGGIADYCARYTGFYKNLAADPAPPSVYEAPATEAILANWQAPADLPARMNRRDARLAALRAHKASQKD